The Setaria italica strain Yugu1 chromosome IX, Setaria_italica_v2.0, whole genome shotgun sequence genome has a window encoding:
- the LOC101785502 gene encoding uncharacterized GPI-anchored protein At1g61900 isoform X1, whose protein sequence is MESSSSGSCVQGTVYHWIVLFAVWLCGSQHVLSQKTTLEPKDKFLLSDPPIGLFDPIEISPSVLPHNPNPVEPLSPMYPNYTSYDPVLTGKCHVNFSALSYTIDKTASDCSIPLAPLVADVICCPQVNSLMNIFQAAYGSGNDTLALNQASANACFSDIMSILASKGANTNIPELCTLRPSNLTDAACPVKDIASFEKIVNVSKLIDACSSVDPLKECCRPVCQPAIAEAAIHISSGGANMFGSSSIPGSVAGIDVVSDCKGVVHSWLSMKLSSEEANSAFRVLSGCKVNKVCPLEFDEPSSVVKACAKASSSTPSCCAALHSYIGTRQKQIFVTNLQAINCATMFGSMLQKAGVVEDIYGLCDIDLKDFSLQAFGQQGCLLRSLPTDIEFDNTTGISFTCDLSDNIAAPWPSSSSVQSLSLCAPEMSLPALPVSPKSGSSVGTSRTGIGVLLPLVFLTTTISI, encoded by the exons ATGGAGAGTTCCAGCTCTGGTTCTTGTGTCCAAG GTACAGTGTATCATTGGATTGTGCTGTTCGCGGTTTGGCTTTGTGGCAGCCAGCATGTTCTGTCTCAGAAAACTACACTTGAACCAAAAGACAAATTCCTTCTGTCCGATCCGCCTATCGGTCTCTTTGATCCAATTGAGATTTCACCATCTGTTCTTCCACACAACCCCAACCCGGTCGAGCCACTGTCACCTATGTATCCCAATTACACATCCTATGATCCAGTCTTGACTGGGAAATGCCATGTAAATTTCTCTGCACTCTCCTATACTATCGACAAGACAGCATCTGATTGCTCCATTCCTTTAGCACCACTAGTTGCTGATGTTATATGTTGCCCCCAAGTCAATAGCTTGATGAACATTTTTCAAGCTGCATACGGTAGTGGAAATGATACTCTAGCTCTTAACCAGGCTTCAGCAAATGCTTGCTTCTCTGATATCATGAGCATACTTGCAAGCAAAGGGGCAAATACCAACATCCCTGAGTTATGTACTCTGAGGCCATCAAATCTTACTGATGCTGCTTGTCCTGTGAAGGATATCGCCTCATTTGAGAAAATAGTGAACGTCAGTAAACTCATAGACGCATGTAGCAGTGTTGACCCACTGAAAGAGTGCTGTAGGCCTGTCTGCCAACCTGCTATAGCTGAAGCAGCTATTCACATATCCTCAGGTGGGGCAAACATGTTTGGAAGTTCTAGCATACCTGGGAGCGTTGCTGGGATTGATGTTGTTAGTGACTGTAAAGGGGTAGTTCACTCATGGTTATCTATGAAGCTTTCATCGGAAGAGGCGAACAGTGCTTTCAGAGTATTATCTGGTTGCAAGGTGAACAAAG TTTGTCCACTGGAGTTTGACGAACCATCTTCAGTCGTTAAGGCATGTGCAAAGGCATCTTCGTCAACGCCCTCATGCTGTGCAGCATTGCACTCTTACATTGGAACTAGGCAGAAGCAAATATTTGTCACAAATCTGCAAGCAATTAACTGTGCGACGATGTTTGGATCAATGCTACAGAAAGCTGGTGTAGTGGAGGATATTTATGGGCTTTGTGATATTGACTTGAAAGATTTCAGCCTGCAAG CTTTTGGACAGCAAG GATGTCTACTTCGGAGCTTACCTACAGATATTGAGTTTGACAACACTACTGGCATTAGCTTTACATGTGATTTGAGTGACAATATTGCGGCACCATGGCCCTCCTCGTCTTCTGTCCAATCCTTGTCACTTTGTGCTCCTG AAATGTCATTGCCTGCATTGCCTGTCTCACCAAAATCCGGAAGCTCAG TAGGTACTTCAAGAACCGGGATCGGTGTTTTGCTGCCACTTGTGTTCCTCACCACGACCATCTCCATCTGA
- the LOC101784023 gene encoding uncharacterized protein LOC101784023: MRGGGAGEKLHHKEANVAHGAAVYGGAGKGAKSSFLYGLLLYVVLPVLVLYFVVIAASQFYNPRCSPEGNVAAAARFMVAKPNVSLARSLNASSSSPPPPPPPVAKPRLTAEEAPTGLRHIVFGIGASASLWQSRKEYIKLWWRPGRMRGFVWMDRPVHEFYSKSSRTGLPAIMVSSDTSKFPYTHGAGSRSALRISRIVSETFRLGLPGVRWFVMGDDDTVFLPENLVHVLSQYDHRQPYYIGSPSESHIQNLIFSYGMAFGGGGFAISRALAEELAKMQDGCLHRYPALYGSDDRIHACMSELGVPLTRHPGFHQCDLWGDVLGLLGAHPVAPLVTLHHLDFLEPVFPATPSRAASLRRLFDGPVRLDSAAVAQQSVCYDRAHQWTVSVSWGFAVMVVRGVLSPREMETPMRSFLNWYKRADYTAYSFNTRPVARQPCQKPHVYYMRGSRMDRRRNVTVTEYERHRVKHPACRWRIADPGEQLDSIVVLKKPDPDLWKRSPRRNCCRVVSSPKKGKDRSMTIDVGVCREGEFAKV; this comes from the exons ATGAGGGGAGGCGGAGCTGGAGAGAAGCTCCACCACAAGGAGGCCAATGTCGCGCACGGCGCCGCCGTGTACGGTGGCGCGGGGAAGGGGGCCAAGTCCTCTTTCCTCTACGGCCTCCTCCTCTACGTCGTCCTGCCGGTGCTGGTCCTGTACTTCGTCGTCATCGCCGCCTCGCAGTTCTACAACCCGCGGTGCTCGCCGGAGGGCAACGTCGCTGCTGCGGCCCGTTTCATGGTGGCCAAGCCCAACGTTTCGTTGGCCAGATCGTTGAATGcttcgtcgtcttcgcctcctcccccaccgcctCCTGTGGCCAAGCCGAGGCTAACGGCGGAGGAAGCGCCCACCGGGCTGCGCCACATCGTGTTCGGCATCGGAGCGTCGGCGTCGCTGTGGCAGAGCCGGAAGGAGTACATCAAGCTgtggtggcggccggggcggatgCGCGGGTTCGTGTGGATGGACAGGCCCGTGCACGAGTTCTACTCCAAGAGCTCCCGCACGGGGCTCCCCGCGATCATGGTGAGCTCGGACACGTCCAAGTTCCCCTACACCCACGGCGCGGGCAGCCGGTCGGCGCTCCGGATCTCGCGCATCGTCTCCGAGACGTTCCGGCTGGGGCTCCCAGGCGTGCGGTGGTTCGTGATGGGCGACGACGACACGGTGTTCCTGCCGGAGAACCTGGTGCACGTGCTGTCGCAGTACGACCACCGGCAGCCGTACTACATCGGGTCGCCGTCGGAGAGCCACATCCAGAACCTCATCTTCTCGTACGGCATggcgttcggcggcggcgggttcgcCATCAGCCGCGCGCTGGCGGAGGAGCTGGCCAAGATGCAGGACGGGTGCCTGCACCGGTACCCGGCGCTGTACGGCAGCGACGACCGCATCCACGCGTGCATGTCGGAGCTGGGGGTGCCGCTGACGCGCCACCCGGGTTTCCACCAGTGCGACCTGTGGGGCGACGTGCTGGGCCTGCTGGGCGCGCACCCGGTGGCGCCGCTGGTGACGCTGCACCACCTCGACTTCCTGGAGCCGGTGTTCCCGGCGACGCCGTCGAGGGCGGCGTCGCTGCGGAGGCTGTTCGACGGGCCCGTGCGGCTGgactcggcggcggtggcgcaacAGTCGGTGTGCTACGACCGCGCGCACCAGTGGACGGTGTCCGTGTCGTGGGGGTTCGCGGTGATGGTGGTGCGCGGGGTGCTGTCGCCCCGGGAGATGGAGACGCCCATGCGGAGCTTCCTCAACTGGTACAAGCGCGCCGACTACACGGCCTACTCCTTCAACACGCGGCCCGTGGCGCGGCAGCCGTGCCAGAAGCCGCACGTCTACTACATGCGCGGGAGTCGGATGGACCGGCGCCGGAACGTGACGGTGACGGAGTACGAGCGGCACCGGGTGAAGCACCCCGCCTGCCGGTGGCGCATCGCCGACCCCGGCGAGCAGCTCGACAGTATCGTCGTGCTCAAGAAGCCCGACCCCGACCTCTGGAAGAGG TCGCCGAGGAGGAACTGCTGCAGGGTGGTGTCGTCGCCGAAGAAGGGGAAGGACCGGTCGATGACCATCGACGTCGGAGTTTGCAGGGAAGGCGAGTTCGCCAAGGTCTAA
- the LOC101785099 gene encoding probable membrane-associated kinase regulator 6: protein MEASPSRSDSFSRGGWPRCKARCAPSFERLDIHGVGLGESFNSSTASFIDMDPEELFSMRWTSDDAGFDFGPPCAGSCSPLLASAGLVFSDDGLLPCEPSGIASASYADASAGSSPAFHTAQSTPASVIGSSRRPAGGAKPLLATRRLLLRYLRFLVPLCRKARALRMPARAFSAPRARSVAATPARRSTSSATSAAEYWCHGNADTAVRDAILHCKKSLLTARTEC from the coding sequence ATGGAGGCCTCGCCGTCTCGCAGCGACAGCTTCTCCCGCGGTGGATGGCCCAGGTGCAAGGCGCGGTGCGCACCGTCCTTCGAGCGCCTCGACATACACGGCGTCGGCCTCGGCGAATCGTTCAACAGCTCCACGGCGTCCTTCATCGACATGGACCCGGAGGAGCTGTTCTCGATGCGGTGGACGTCGGACGACGCCGGCTTCGACTTCGGCCCGCCGTGCGCTGGGTCGTGCTCCCCGCTGCTCGCCAGCGCcgggctcgtcttctccgacgacgGCCTCCTCCCCTGCGAGCCGAGCGGCATTGCCAGCGCGTCGTACGCCGACGCGTCGGCGGGCTCGTCCCCGGCGTTCCACACGGCGCAGAGCACGCCGGCCTCCGTGATCGGCTCCTCGcggcgcccggccggcggcgccaagCCGCTGCTGGCGACGCGGAGGCTGCTGCTCAGGTACCTGCGCTTCCTCGTGCCGCTGTGCCGCAAGGCGAGGGCGCTGCGGATGCCGGCGCGGGCGTTCTCGGCGCCGCGTGCCAGGTCGGTGGCCGCGACCCCGGCGCGCCGGTCCACGTCCAGCGCCACGAGCGCGGCGGAGTACTGGTGCCACGGCAACGCCGACACCGCCGTGCGCGACGCCATCCTCCACTGCAAGAAGTCCTTGCTGACCGCTCGCACAGAATGCTGA
- the LOC101784439 gene encoding probable RNA-binding protein 18, with product MDVKGLEGDKLENRLYVGNLDFRISESDVIKMFAPFGKIAAEDFLWHTRGPKQGEPRGYAFVQYTTKEEAQLAKEKMNGKLVCGRPMVVHLASEKSSLDSGPSQRALKDKKLTGGSASRSVQTDRAAKVSAIKSKLKSLEEEGCSTKKPRLTPNDLTGTREHSHKKF from the exons ATG GACGTTAAAGGTCTTGAGGGAGATAAGCTGGAGAATAGGCTCTATGTTGGGAATCTGGACTTCAGGATATCAGA GTCTGATGTTATCAAGATGTTTGCCCCCTTTGGAAAGATTGCAGCAGAGGATTTCTTGTGGCACACACGTGGCCCAAAGCAAGGTGAACCCCGGGGCTATGCCTTTGTTCAATACACCACCAAGGAG GAAGCTCAGTTAGCAAAGGAAAAGATGAATGGCAAGTTAGTCTGTGGACGTCCAATGGTGGTTCACCTGGCTAGTGAGAAAAGCTCTCTAGACTCTGGTCCTTCACAAAGAGCACTCAAAGACAAGAAACTGACAGGGGGTTCAGCAAGCAGATCAGTACAAACTGATCGCGCTGCAAAGGTATCTGCCATAAAAAGCAAGTTAAAATCTCTTGAGGAAGAAGGGTGCAGCACAAAAAAACCAAGACTCACACCAAATGACTTGACAGGCACTAGGGAACACTCTCATAAGAAGTTTTGA
- the LOC101785502 gene encoding uncharacterized GPI-anchored protein At1g61900 isoform X2 — protein MESSSSGSCVQGTVYHWIVLFAVWLCGSQHVLSQKTTLEPKDKFLLSDPPIGLFDPIEISPSVLPHNPNPVEPLSPMYPNYTSYDPVLTGKCHVNFSALSYTIDKTASDCSIPLAPLVADVICCPQVNSLMNIFQAAYGSGNDTLALNQASANACFSDIMSILASKGANTNIPELCTLRPSNLTDAACPVKDIASFEKIVNVSKLIDACSSVDPLKECCRPVCQPAIAEAAIHISSGGANMFGSSSIPGSVAGIDVVSDCKGVVHSWLSMKLSSEEANSAFRVLSGCKVNKVCPLEFDEPSSVVKACAKASSSTPSCCAALHSYIGTRQKQIFVTNLQAINCATMFGSMLQKAGVVEDIYGLCDIDLKDFSLQAFGQQGCLLRSLPTDIEFDNTTGISFTCDLSDNIAAPWPSSSSVQSLSLCAPEMSLPALPVSPKSGSSGTSRTGIGVLLPLVFLTTTISI, from the exons ATGGAGAGTTCCAGCTCTGGTTCTTGTGTCCAAG GTACAGTGTATCATTGGATTGTGCTGTTCGCGGTTTGGCTTTGTGGCAGCCAGCATGTTCTGTCTCAGAAAACTACACTTGAACCAAAAGACAAATTCCTTCTGTCCGATCCGCCTATCGGTCTCTTTGATCCAATTGAGATTTCACCATCTGTTCTTCCACACAACCCCAACCCGGTCGAGCCACTGTCACCTATGTATCCCAATTACACATCCTATGATCCAGTCTTGACTGGGAAATGCCATGTAAATTTCTCTGCACTCTCCTATACTATCGACAAGACAGCATCTGATTGCTCCATTCCTTTAGCACCACTAGTTGCTGATGTTATATGTTGCCCCCAAGTCAATAGCTTGATGAACATTTTTCAAGCTGCATACGGTAGTGGAAATGATACTCTAGCTCTTAACCAGGCTTCAGCAAATGCTTGCTTCTCTGATATCATGAGCATACTTGCAAGCAAAGGGGCAAATACCAACATCCCTGAGTTATGTACTCTGAGGCCATCAAATCTTACTGATGCTGCTTGTCCTGTGAAGGATATCGCCTCATTTGAGAAAATAGTGAACGTCAGTAAACTCATAGACGCATGTAGCAGTGTTGACCCACTGAAAGAGTGCTGTAGGCCTGTCTGCCAACCTGCTATAGCTGAAGCAGCTATTCACATATCCTCAGGTGGGGCAAACATGTTTGGAAGTTCTAGCATACCTGGGAGCGTTGCTGGGATTGATGTTGTTAGTGACTGTAAAGGGGTAGTTCACTCATGGTTATCTATGAAGCTTTCATCGGAAGAGGCGAACAGTGCTTTCAGAGTATTATCTGGTTGCAAGGTGAACAAAG TTTGTCCACTGGAGTTTGACGAACCATCTTCAGTCGTTAAGGCATGTGCAAAGGCATCTTCGTCAACGCCCTCATGCTGTGCAGCATTGCACTCTTACATTGGAACTAGGCAGAAGCAAATATTTGTCACAAATCTGCAAGCAATTAACTGTGCGACGATGTTTGGATCAATGCTACAGAAAGCTGGTGTAGTGGAGGATATTTATGGGCTTTGTGATATTGACTTGAAAGATTTCAGCCTGCAAG CTTTTGGACAGCAAG GATGTCTACTTCGGAGCTTACCTACAGATATTGAGTTTGACAACACTACTGGCATTAGCTTTACATGTGATTTGAGTGACAATATTGCGGCACCATGGCCCTCCTCGTCTTCTGTCCAATCCTTGTCACTTTGTGCTCCTG AAATGTCATTGCCTGCATTGCCTGTCTCACCAAAATCCGGAAGCTCAG GTACTTCAAGAACCGGGATCGGTGTTTTGCTGCCACTTGTGTTCCTCACCACGACCATCTCCATCTGA